From Pirellulales bacterium, the proteins below share one genomic window:
- a CDS encoding SDR family oxidoreductase translates to MRVVIAGGSGFIGSHLCDRFVTDGHEVVALDNYITGSPRNTQHLLEYPRFTRIECDVALPLPVEGPVDAVLHFASPASPAEYLKYPFETLRAGADATFRCAELAQRHGARMLLASTSEVYGDPLEHPQRESYWGHVNPIGPRSVYDEAKRFAESVTMAYHREYGLETRIVRIFNTYGPRMQVQDGRSLPNFCAQALRNEPITIYGDGTQTRSFCYVSDLVDGICRLLASNEHEPVNIGNPVEIPIRQLVDEILELTGSKSPLEFCKLPQDDPKQRQPDITRARTLLGWEPRVSRREGLERALEYFKAELALV, encoded by the coding sequence ATGCGTGTGGTCATTGCGGGTGGTTCCGGGTTCATCGGATCGCATCTTTGCGATCGCTTTGTGACCGATGGTCACGAAGTCGTCGCGTTGGACAACTACATCACCGGCTCGCCGCGCAACACGCAGCACCTGCTCGAGTATCCGCGGTTTACGCGCATCGAGTGCGATGTGGCGTTGCCGCTGCCCGTCGAAGGCCCGGTCGACGCCGTGCTGCACTTTGCCTCGCCAGCCAGTCCCGCGGAATACCTGAAATACCCCTTCGAGACGTTGCGTGCCGGGGCCGACGCCACGTTCCGCTGTGCCGAGTTGGCGCAGCGTCACGGCGCCCGGATGCTGCTGGCCAGCACGAGCGAGGTCTACGGCGATCCGCTCGAGCACCCCCAACGCGAAAGCTACTGGGGGCACGTGAATCCGATCGGACCGCGCAGCGTGTACGACGAGGCGAAGCGTTTCGCCGAAAGCGTGACGATGGCCTACCATCGCGAGTACGGGCTGGAGACGCGCATCGTGCGCATCTTCAACACGTATGGCCCGCGGATGCAGGTGCAAGACGGCCGGTCGTTGCCGAACTTCTGCGCCCAGGCCTTGCGCAACGAACCGATCACGATTTATGGCGACGGCACGCAGACGCGCAGCTTCTGCTACGTGTCGGACCTGGTGGATGGCATCTGCCGGCTGCTCGCGAGCAACGAACACGAGCCGGTGAACATCGGCAATCCGGTCGAGATCCCGATTCGGCAACTGGTCGACGAGATTTTGGAACTCACCGGCTCGAAGAGTCCGCTGGAGTTCTGTAAGCTGCCTCAAGACGATCCGAAGCAACGACAGCCCGACATCACGCGGGCGCGGACGTTGCTCGGCTGGGAGCCGCGTGTTTCGCGCCGCGAGGGACTCGAGCGCGCCTTGGAATACTTCAAAGCCGAACTGGCCCTGGTCTAG
- a CDS encoding MFS transporter — protein sequence MSTAENAPIRLTTVHWLILIVASIGFAFDIYELLMLPLIVRPALEQLLDTTVGSPEYLLWAKLLFYVPAFVGGLLGLLGGYLTDILGRRRVLTWSILLYAFSAMAAGFSTSAGMLLFFRSTTFAGVCIEFVAAVAWLAELFPNPRQREMVLGYTQAFSSVGGLLVAFAFFIATTYASYLPPIFGEHEAWRYTLISGVIPALPLMLIRPFLPESPAWREKKERGTLRRPSFGELFQPALLKVTIVTTILFACSYGAAFGAIQQLPQIVPGLPGVSELPRPAQMKTVSQVQMFQEVGGLVGRVVLAYLAVQIASRRRLLRLFQVPGLILVPLVFVYAAVTDLTMLKFGIFLVGLVTVAQFSFWGNYLPRVYPLHLRGTGESFAANVGGRILGTSAALVTIQLAGLIEGPNREASFAYAAAAVGFSVYLIGFVVSFFLPEPADENLPD from the coding sequence ATGAGCACTGCGGAGAATGCGCCCATCCGGCTAACCACGGTCCATTGGCTCATTCTCATCGTGGCGTCGATCGGCTTCGCCTTCGATATCTACGAGCTGCTCATGCTGCCGCTGATCGTGCGACCGGCGCTCGAGCAACTGCTCGATACGACGGTCGGATCGCCGGAATACCTGCTGTGGGCAAAGCTGTTGTTTTACGTGCCGGCCTTTGTCGGAGGTCTGTTGGGGCTCTTGGGTGGGTATTTAACGGACATACTGGGACGGCGCCGGGTCCTGACTTGGAGCATCCTGCTCTACGCTTTTTCCGCGATGGCCGCCGGTTTCAGCACGTCGGCGGGGATGCTGCTCTTTTTCCGCTCTACGACGTTCGCCGGCGTGTGCATCGAGTTCGTGGCGGCCGTGGCGTGGCTGGCGGAGTTGTTCCCGAACCCGCGACAGCGGGAAATGGTGCTGGGTTATACGCAGGCATTCTCTTCCGTGGGTGGCTTGTTGGTGGCATTTGCCTTCTTCATCGCGACGACGTATGCCTCTTACTTACCGCCGATCTTCGGCGAGCACGAGGCTTGGCGCTACACCTTGATTTCTGGCGTCATACCGGCGCTGCCGCTGATGCTGATCCGGCCCTTCTTGCCCGAGTCGCCGGCTTGGCGCGAAAAGAAAGAGCGCGGCACGTTGCGGCGCCCCAGCTTTGGCGAGCTGTTTCAGCCGGCGCTCCTCAAGGTCACGATCGTGACGACGATCCTTTTTGCTTGCAGCTATGGGGCAGCCTTTGGTGCGATCCAGCAGTTGCCGCAGATCGTGCCCGGCCTGCCGGGGGTCAGCGAGTTGCCGCGCCCGGCGCAAATGAAAACGGTCAGCCAGGTGCAGATGTTTCAGGAGGTGGGGGGGCTCGTGGGACGAGTGGTTTTGGCCTATCTGGCCGTGCAGATCGCCAGTCGTCGCCGGCTACTGCGACTCTTCCAGGTGCCGGGACTCATCCTGGTGCCGCTGGTATTTGTCTACGCCGCGGTCACCGATCTCACGATGCTCAAGTTCGGTATCTTTCTCGTCGGGCTCGTCACCGTCGCTCAATTCAGCTTCTGGGGCAACTACCTGCCGCGCGTCTACCCGCTCCACTTGCGAGGCACGGGCGAAAGTTTTGCCGCGAACGTCGGCGGGCGAATTCTGGGAACTTCGGCAGCGCTGGTGACGATCCAACTGGCGGGCTTGATCGAAGGGCCGAATCGCGAGGCCTCGTTCGCCTACGCGGCGGCCGCCGTGGGTTTCTCGGTGTACCTGATCGGCTTCGTGGTGAGCTTCTTCCTCCCCGAGCCTGCCGACGAAAATTTGCCCGACTAA
- a CDS encoding SLC13 family permease: MTLEAWFTVGIITLVFLLLAFTALAPDLVLIGGVTVLLVSGIIEPGAALSGLANEGVVAVGALFIVGAGVRETGAVNWVADRLLGRPKTAQTAITRLMVPVAALSAFMNNTPLVAMMIPAVSEWSKKYRIPVSKLMIPLSYAAILGGTCTLIGTSTNLVVAGFVEKSNLPSLGMFDITWVGLPAAIAGIGFILVTQRWLLPDRRGAISNLDDPREYTVEMLVAPDSPLAGKTIEQAGLRHLEGVFLAEIDRAGYILAAVSPQEQLRAGDRLVFVGVIDSVVDLQRIRGLVPATDQVFKLDSPRSARCLIEAVVSNTFPLAGKTIRDGRFRSIYNAAVIAVARNGERLRMKIGDIVLRPGDTLLLEAHPSFADQQKNSRDFFLVSRLENTNPLRHERALLALGILLTMVAVVTFELTSMLQAALVAAGLMIVTRCCTTAQARRSIDWEVLLAIAASFGLSGALETTGAAKSIAESMISVAGGNPWLTLAVVYAATLLATELITNNAAAALMFPLALATAQGLQVNHMPFTIVIMMAASAGFATPIGYQTNLMVYGPGGYRFSDYMKIGVPLDILIGVVSVVLAPLCFPF; this comes from the coding sequence ATGACGCTCGAAGCCTGGTTCACCGTTGGGATTATCACCCTGGTGTTCCTATTACTGGCGTTCACCGCTTTGGCTCCCGACCTGGTGCTCATCGGGGGTGTTACGGTGCTCTTGGTGTCGGGCATTATCGAACCAGGGGCGGCTCTCTCTGGCCTGGCGAATGAAGGGGTCGTGGCCGTGGGGGCCTTGTTTATCGTCGGCGCCGGCGTGCGCGAGACTGGCGCCGTGAACTGGGTGGCTGACCGCTTGCTCGGCCGGCCCAAGACCGCGCAGACCGCCATCACGCGACTCATGGTCCCCGTCGCTGCCTTGAGCGCGTTCATGAACAACACGCCGCTCGTGGCGATGATGATCCCGGCGGTAAGCGAGTGGTCGAAGAAGTACCGTATCCCGGTCTCGAAGCTCATGATCCCACTGAGCTACGCGGCAATCCTGGGGGGCACCTGCACGCTGATCGGCACGAGCACGAACCTGGTCGTAGCGGGCTTTGTCGAGAAATCGAATCTGCCGTCGTTGGGCATGTTCGATATCACCTGGGTAGGTCTCCCCGCCGCGATTGCCGGCATTGGTTTCATCCTGGTAACGCAGCGTTGGTTGCTACCCGACCGGCGCGGCGCGATCAGCAATCTCGACGATCCGCGCGAGTATACGGTCGAGATGCTCGTCGCGCCCGACAGCCCCTTGGCGGGCAAGACGATCGAGCAGGCGGGACTGCGCCATCTGGAAGGGGTGTTCCTGGCCGAGATCGACCGGGCCGGCTACATCCTGGCGGCCGTTTCGCCCCAGGAGCAATTGCGCGCGGGAGACCGCCTCGTCTTCGTGGGGGTCATCGATTCGGTCGTCGATTTGCAGCGAATTCGTGGGCTTGTGCCGGCGACAGACCAGGTCTTCAAGCTCGATTCGCCCCGCTCCGCCCGCTGCCTGATCGAGGCGGTCGTCTCGAACACGTTTCCGCTGGCGGGCAAGACGATTCGCGACGGACGCTTTCGCTCGATCTACAACGCGGCCGTGATCGCCGTGGCGCGCAACGGCGAACGCCTGCGGATGAAGATCGGCGATATCGTCTTGCGGCCGGGAGACACGCTGCTGCTCGAGGCTCACCCTTCGTTCGCCGATCAGCAGAAGAACTCGCGCGATTTCTTTCTCGTCAGCCGGCTCGAAAACACGAACCCCTTGCGCCACGAGCGCGCGCTGCTCGCGCTGGGCATCTTGCTGACGATGGTGGCCGTGGTGACGTTCGAGCTCACCAGCATGCTGCAGGCCGCGCTCGTGGCCGCGGGATTGATGATCGTGACGCGCTGTTGCACGACGGCGCAAGCACGCCGCAGCATCGACTGGGAGGTGCTGCTGGCGATCGCGGCCTCGTTCGGGCTGAGTGGCGCGTTGGAAACCACCGGCGCTGCGAAATCGATCGCCGAATCGATGATCAGCGTGGCGGGTGGAAATCCCTGGCTGACGCTGGCCGTGGTCTACGCGGCGACGCTGCTGGCGACCGAATTGATTACGAACAACGCGGCCGCGGCCCTCATGTTTCCCCTGGCGCTCGCCACCGCCCAGGGCCTGCAGGTCAACCACATGCCCTTTACGATCGTCATCATGATGGCGGCCTCGGCCGGGTTCGCCACGCCCATCGGTTACCAGACGAACCTGATGGTCTATGGCCCGGGCGGGTACCGCTTCTCCGACTATATGAAGATCGGAGTGCCGCTCGACATCCTGATCGGGGTCGTCTCGGTGGTGCTCGCGCCGCTCTGCTTCCCCTTCTGA